The genomic interval CACGCCAGAGACCACGGACACGGATTTTCAATTCAGAAGAAAATTTCGAGCTCAGTCGGACCCGAATCGCCGGTAATAGTGCTGAGGAAACGGGTGGTGGATTACATCTACGTAATCCTCGCCCCTATACTATTACCAATTGCCTCATTACTGGGAACAAAGCAAACGAGGCCGGCGATGGGGTGATTCTTTCCGGTACAGGCGTCTATTCTGGAACAAAGAGAACCTATTTATCCAGGCGCGGATTCAATTCCGCGCCTGGTGCCTGAACCAGCAATACGCTTCACATCTGTTTAACACTTCGGCACTATTTCTGCTTTGTTGGCAGCCAATTAAAGGACGCCGTCCAGGAGGAACCCATGTTTAAACAGTCACTATATCTACTCGTCATTTTTGCCCTGATCATTGGTTGTGGTACCAAAACCACAGAAAAAGCATATCCCGTAGTTGAGCTTGCTATGCTCATGGACAGTACAGGTCATTTTGTAGGCGATACTATCAAAGTAAGCGGAACGGTAGATCATGTCTGTGAACATGGTGGAAAAAAGATGTTTATCCTGGGAGAGAACCCAAAACACCGCATCAAAGTGACTGCCGGGAAAGCCATCGGCTCCTACAAGATTGACATGGAAGGTAGCGATATCATGATGACAGCCGTTGTGGAAGAGATGCGAATTGATGAAGCCTATCTCACCAACTGGGAATCTGAATTGCAGAAAAAAGCGCAGGCAGAAGCGGGTGAGGGACATTCGGAAGCAGAAGACAAAGAGAACTCGGAAGACCACGATAATAATGGCGAACATGCTGAAGGTCAGGGTTCAGGAGAACACTCAGGTCTAGGCAAGAGTCCAGAACAGCAGAATATTGACAAGCTGCGTGAAGATATCTGCTCCGCTGAATCCGGCTATTTATCATTCTACAGTCTGGCCGGTCTTTCCTATGAGGTGCTTCCATAGCCCTTAGCAAAACCGAGCGGTTCTGGCGCAAATGGAACCGAATTTTCCATCGTGACCTGGGTTATCTCTTTTTCGGGATGACCCTGATCTATAGTCTTTCAGGAATCGCCCTGAACCACATGGCGGACTGGAATCCCAGCTATAGCGTCAATCGTCATGATGTTCAATGGACCGCAGAAACGATCTCTCCAGAATCTGTCCGCACCTTCCTGGCTGGTTATGGCTACGAGAAGGACTATAAACAGCATTATCAACCCACCCCGGATCAGCTCAAGATTTTTCTGAAAGACGGTAGTGCCATCGTCGATCTGCAAACAGGTGTCGGGGGGGTGGAATTCCTGAAACGGCGACCCCTGTTCTTCGAGGTCAATTACCTCCATTATAATCCCAAGCTGTTATGGACATGGTTCTCTGATCTATTCTGTGTGGCCCTGATTCTGATTGCCATAACAGGTCTTTTCATCATAAAGGGAAAAAAGGGAATCACCGGTCGCGGGGCCTGGATGACAATCCTCGGGATTCTGGTTCCCCTGGCATTTCTCATCGCCTATCTGTAATACCAATTAAACATCAAACCTGCACTAAATTTCTGCATCTTTTCCCGTTTTAGTTCACTTAAAATTCTCACCATAGCTATGGCTATGATTCATATTTTAAGATTCTAAAACGAAAAAATATTTTGAACTTATAGCGCACGTTTGAAATTCAATTGGTATAACACTGCAGTTTGTTACAACGACATACACGCAAACATTAAAGCGTGTTCTCCCTTAACCACTCCCCGTTTGTGGGCCAGCTTGAAGCAGCGTGTTAGAACCTCGCTGAATTGGCACTAAGCCCAGGTCATTACAGGCTTTTTCTTATGTTGTGCACAATCTAGAAGATATGAATTGATGAGGTTTTGATAGGGAACACCCGTTTCTTCAGATAAATCTTTAAAATAGTCAATTACATCAATGCTCAGTCTGATAGTAACCTGCTTTTTTAAGTGCCTGGAGTATGGATTTCTGCGACTTTTCATTGATCCGAGATCATATTCTTTTTTCATTGGGTCACCTCTTGTAGAACTTTGCTTCGTTCTTTGTTGCTTTCCTTGCGGAAATGATTCGAATTGTTGAGTCGTTCTCAAGGAAACAGTGGCAAATAAGAAGAAGTTTGGTCTTAGCACTTAATCCAAGCATAAGGTATCGATCTTCCTCAAGTTGTGAATGACTGTCATCGTAGAATTCACGTGCAAAGTCATCATAGAATACTGTAGTTGCCTCCTCAAATGAAATCCCATGTTTACTATGATTTGATTTAGATTTACTCTTGTCCCATGTAAATTTGATTTCATTCATAATGTTAATATAATTATATCGTATTGCTATCCAATGATTATACGATGGTTCTCCTAGCGTCTCAAAAAGGGTGTCTCATAAACCGTGGTTATATAGACCCCGGGGCTGAAAACGCAGCTATACTAGTGTTATGTTAAGCATGAGATGTGCAAAAAGTCGCGGGGATTTTTTTCGATAACAAGGCAAATATTGTTACCATAGCCTAGCTATAGTGACCAGAAATGTAAACCAAAAAAATATGGTTTGCTTATAAACAAAATTTAACTTTACCGTACTATAAAAAAACCAAAAGGGGTGATCATGAAGAGATTCGTCTATGCAATTCTAATGCTGTCATTTTTGGGTTCAATCCTATTTGCTCAAGATGCACCGATCCGGGTTATGATTATTGACTTGGAAGCAGGTTCTGGTATTAGCACTGGTGAAGCAAATGCGTTTACCGATGCCATCTCAAGTTGGGTTATAAACAGTTCATATTATGATTTGGTGGATAGAG from Candidatus Neomarinimicrobiota bacterium carries:
- a CDS encoding PepSY-associated TM helix domain-containing protein — encoded protein: MTLIYSLSGIALNHMADWNPSYSVNRHDVQWTAETISPESVRTFLAGYGYEKDYKQHYQPTPDQLKIFLKDGSAIVDLQTGVGGVEFLKRRPLFFEVNYLHYNPKLLWTWFSDLFCVALILIAITGLFIIKGKKGITGRGAWMTILGILVPLAFLIAYL
- a CDS encoding BrnT family toxin, yielding MNEIKFTWDKSKSKSNHSKHGISFEEATTVFYDDFAREFYDDSHSQLEEDRYLMLGLSAKTKLLLICHCFLENDSTIRIISARKATKNEAKFYKR
- a CDS encoding BrnA antitoxin family protein, whose amino-acid sequence is MKKEYDLGSMKSRRNPYSRHLKKQVTIRLSIDVIDYFKDLSEETGVPYQNLINSYLLDCAQHKKKPVMTWA